From Coffea arabica cultivar ET-39 chromosome 10e, Coffea Arabica ET-39 HiFi, whole genome shotgun sequence, one genomic window encodes:
- the LOC113712913 gene encoding protein BYPASS1-LIKE-like — MPATDYQGAASSFANFGRSILSIRRDQVHSMDSSHEATSQELELEAFQKLVAERFNDLLAADSSELLSIPWIRKLLDVFLSCQDDFRVILFNNRAYFNRAPMDRHISEFFERSVKALDVCNAIRDGIEHIRSWQKQLEIVLCALDNHKSFGEGHFRRAKKALIDLAIGMLDEKESNTTIGHRNRSFGRQNAQKDQRSLGHFRSLSWSVSRTWSAAKQLQAIGNNLVAPRANEVMATNGLVVAVFTMSYVLLFVMWALVASIPCQDRGLGTHFSVTRQFIWAAPILTLHERILEESRKRDRRNACGLLKEIHEIEKCARHMNELTDSVQFPLTDEKEAEVRQRVQKLGLVYEAVKDGLDPLERQVREVFHRIVRSRTEGLDTMGRANTN, encoded by the coding sequence ATGCCAGCAACAGATTACCAAGGGGCAGCGTCTTCTTTTGCAAATTTTGGGCGTTCAATTTTGAGTATTCGCAGGGATCAGGTCCATTCAATGGATTCCTCTCATGAGGCCACAAGCCAAGAACTTGAGCTTGAGGCCTTCCAGAAGCTAGTGGCTGAAAGGTTCAATGATCTACTGGCTGCAGATTCCAGTGAGCTGCTCTCTATTCCATGGATTCGTAAGCTTTTAGATGTTTTTCTGTCTTGCCAAGATGATTTCAGAGTTATACTTTTTAATAATAGGGCTTACTTTAATAGAGCCCCAATGGATCGTCACATTTCTGAGTTTTTTGAGAGGAGTGTTAAGGCTTTGGATGTTTGTAATGCTATTCGTGATGGTATTGAGCATATAAGATCATGGCAGAAGCAATTGGAAATTGTTTTATGTGCTTTGGATAATCATAAGAGTTTCGGGGAAGGCCATTTCCGACGTGCAAAAAAGGCTTTGATTGATTTGGCTATTGGTATGCTGGATGAGAAAGAGAGTAATACTACTATTGGTCATAGAAATAGGTCTTTTGGGCGCCAAAATGCTCAGAAAGATCAGAGGTCATTAGGCCATTTTCGATCATTATCATGGAGCGTTTCGCGGACTTGGTCAGCAGCTAAGCAGCTACAAGCAATTGGGAACAATTTGGTTGCTCCAAGAGCTAATGAAGTCATGGCCACCAACGGATTGGTGGTGGCTGTTTTCACCATGAGCTATGTGCTATTGTTTGTAATGTGGGCTCTTGTTGCTTCCATTCCTTGCCAGGACCGAGGCCTCGGGACACATTTCTCTGTCACCAGGCAGTTTATTTGGGCTGCGCCTATACTGACCCTTCACGAGAGGATTTTGGAGGAGTCCAGGAAAAGGGACCGCCGAAATGCTTGTGGGTTGTTGAAGGAGATTCATGAGATTGAGAAATGCGCGAGGCATATGAATGAGTTGACTGATTCTGTTCAGTTCCCTTTGACGGATGAAAAGGAGGCAGAAGTGAGGCAGCGAGTACAGAAGCTAGGACTTGTTTATGAAGCAGTAAAGGATGGACTGGACCCGCTGGAGCGCCAGGTTAGAGAAGTATTCCACAGGATTGTTCGCAGCAGAACCGAGGGTCTAGACACCATGGGTCGTGCTAATACTAATTAG
- the LOC113711782 gene encoding uncharacterized protein gives MDLELGLKLRRVADEFCSADFQFYKDRTGPVFISTETESLFFLTAHLKGHRKQNIKIEINEDGTRIIISGEMAIQETVMVEWRLYRKETEIRRFRKAFKIPDGVILDKIKAKYNEDECILTISMPKKDKGIRGFNIEEVQEQELAREGSETLEIAPDEVPKQENEMQEKDQGAEAEHAEGSGLAEEEYSEVPEIATSEEPKELAEEEYSEVPEIATSEEPKEAGFDVAPPEETQVAEVHDMKKEEMKEHQLDQNERLKKPSEDHEGTVEEAKSSPDVANGEESGKSPASHLTTGETSQRESVMQAQELEKEEKSQGIEGDMERKHEQPEPLTEVIDQNHHKRDQVDGKESGTQEEEEEEESALVKPPDKVQEDRQSRIEKHRGRCKMCAPILAGSALLLSLVVFVIQFIRKKSHQGKKKE, from the exons ATGGATCTTGAATTGGGACTTAAGCTTAGAAGAGTTGCAGATGAATTTTGCTCAGCTGATTTTCAATTTTACAAGGATCGTACTGGTCCTGTTTTCATTTCTACAGAAACAGAGAGTCTGTTCTTCCTCACTGCCCATCTCAAAG ggCATAGGAAACAGAATATTAAGATTGAGATCAATGAGGATGGGACTCGAATAATAATAAGTGGTGAAATGGCAATTCAGGAGACTGTAATGGTGGAATGGAGATTGTACAGAAAAGAAACAGAAATTAGGAGATTCAGGAAGGCTTTCAAGATCCCTGATGGAGTGATCTTGGATAAAATCAAAGCAAAGTATAATGAGGATGAATGCATATTGACTATTTCAATGCCAAAGAAAGATAAGGGAATTCGAGGGTTCAACATTGAGGAGGTGCAGGAACAGGAGCTTGCTAGAGAGGGCTCAGAAACTTTGGAGATAGCGCCTGATGAGGTCCCTAAACAAGAAAACGAGATGCAAGAAAAAGATCAAGGAGCAGAGGCAGAACATGCCGAGGGAAGTGGCTTAGCAGAAGAAGAGTATTCAGAAGTTCCTGAAATTGCAACCAGTGAAGAACCTAAAGAATTAGCAGAAGAAGAATATTCAGAAGTTCCTGAAATTGCAACCAGTGAAGAACCTAAAGAAGCTGGCTTCGATGTTGCACCGCCTGAAGAAACTCAGGTGGCGGAGGTTCATGATATGAAGAAAGAGGAAATGAAAGAACATCAACTCGACCAGAATGAAAGGCTGAAGAAGCCGTCAGAAGATCATGAAGGAACAGTTGAAGAAGCGAAAAGTTCTCCAGATGTGGCGAATGGAGAAGAAAGTGGTAAATCCCCTGCAAGCCATCTCACCACGGGCGAAACATCTCAAAGGGAAAGTGTGATGCAGGCGCAAGAGttggaaaaggaagaaaaaagccAAGGTATTGAAGGAGATATGGAAAGAAAACATGAACAGCCTGAGCCTTTGACTGAAGTCATCGACCAAAATCACCATAAACGTGATCAAGTTGATGGAAAAGAAAGTGGcactcaagaagaagaagaagaagaagaatccgCTTTAGTTAAACCTCCTGATAAGGTTCAAGAAGATAGGCAATCAAGGATTGAGAAGCACAGGGGAAGATGCAAAATGTGTGCTCCTATTCTTGCAGGATCTGCCTTACTGTTGTCCCTTGTAGTGTTTGTCATTCAATTCATAAGAAAAAAAAGCCatcaagggaaaaagaaagaatag
- the LOC113711784 gene encoding uncharacterized protein, protein MGAPSMLGFFFSLVFVILHFQIAQQATVVVDGVSEWRNPTVQIGDSIIFQHKYHYNLYIFQNHEAFSLCNFKQATLLTKSNSTSYTWHPSRKGFFYFSFNNGSNKACQEGQKFAVQVTLSAPPVNQASSPPDLSPMAAPPRSSGGVVASSPAFPWPFRPRDVTSPSPAPSEMFPATSPMVPDKSGIPFINSNPAVPLPTGEVDTATIRPFPVSGSYERKVVRILAVPRALCCIILLMLL, encoded by the exons ATGGGAGCTCCATCCATGTTGGGATTTTTCTTCAGtcttgtttttgtgattctacATTTCCAAATTGCTCAACAGGCAACAGTTGTAGTTGATGGTGTCTCAGAATGGAGAAATCCTACTGTTCAAATTGGAGACTCTATCA TTTTTCAGCACAAGTATCACTACAACCTCTACATTTTCCAGAACCATGAAGCCTTCAGTCTCTGCAACTTCAAGCAAGCCACTCTTCTCACCAAATCCAATTCCACTTCTTACACA TGGCACCCTTCAAGAAAAGGTTTCTTCTACTTCTCATTCAACAATGGCTCTAACAAAGCATGTCAAGAAGGCCAAAAATTTGCTGTTCAGGTCACTTTGTCAGCCCCGCCTGTAAATCAGGCCTCATCACCACCTGATCTGTCCCCAATGGCGGCGCCACCCCGAAGTTCTGGTGGCGTCGTGGCGTCTTCTCCAGCATTTCCTTGGCCTTTTAGGCCTAGAGATGTCACTTCACCTAGTCCTGCACCAAGTGAAATGTTTCCTGCCACCAGCCCCATGGTGCCTGATAAAAGTGGAATTCCGTTTATCAATAGCAATCCTGCTGTACCTCTACCGACTGGCGAAGTCGATACTGCTACAATTCGGCCTTTCCCCGTTTCTGGAAGCTACGAAAGAAAG GTGGTTAGGATACTAGCAGTTCCAAGAGCTTTGTGCTGTATCATTTTACTGATGCTGCTATGA